One Gemmatimonadota bacterium DNA window includes the following coding sequences:
- a CDS encoding protein kinase: MQQGDAVLHYRIERTLGRGGMGEVYLAEDTRLKRRVALKVLPEDLSRDPALLQRFRIEAEAAAKLNHPNIAQVYAIEEARTGGPGEPGGSATVYFITMEYVSGRPLHEHLSGTLLPLASFYDWFMPIVEALDHAHERGVVHRDLKPANVMISDDGVPKVLDFGLARVVSGPSDETDGAGPTMSLTQAGTVLGTPAYMSPEQATGNNGDHRSDIFSLGVMMYEALTGVRPFTGDNYVSVISSTLKDDPEPVSAANSKVPPLLNRVVRRCMGKEPRSRYQSVLDVCHDLSDSRNEHEAGPAAGTAGGVSQPGSALTLLRNPVVLGVCAACLVAGSLIAAALMGTVNENPGATLRKFQMGMDNLGRDNAAISPDGSMLAYVHENHLWVRFLDQDEGRAIPGTEDIERVFWSPDSRHIGYVARRSLWKVAADGGGQIHLCDLPERGLMGISWGGDGQILFSTAGVRPGGGIFAVSENGGDLALLLEPDGTNDERALISPLVLSEYGLRLYTVVSSSGDPQVIADLSEKYRGNGDLSMMISMARITASRIAVEFPGPPSPSRSGRRILSLEGDFLAVAGYASGHLLYYRETTTHPEDDLWAVPFSPGSGEMTGEAFLVARHVNSLSVSDDGIMVYRKTYQSPKHLALVDRRGRIDRIISEPMEEIRELVLSPTEDQVIVEREEGGQSALWLYELDSGIGTRLTFADLNYSRPSFTPDGGSIVFTVTPAVNPGRSRENALFMRLDLDVLDEMTVFSADSLRGRGPMLSSDGRFLVYFHQGQVRYVSTEEGAESQVLVADQGRVVQAALSPDNRYLAYVSNQGAGWQVFVTRFPTSTGRWQVSSISGWTPRWSPSGDMLYFVEGNRLIAVPVVEGQGFRFGRPETLFEGVPVGADDLRFPGYEVYRGGESFIIAANAEEARPSLTIVQNWIREFEQ; encoded by the coding sequence ATGCAACAGGGCGACGCCGTCCTCCATTACCGCATCGAACGCACGCTCGGACGAGGAGGCATGGGTGAGGTCTACCTGGCCGAGGACACCCGTCTGAAGCGGCGGGTTGCCCTGAAGGTGCTGCCGGAGGACCTGTCCCGCGACCCCGCGCTGCTCCAGCGTTTCCGGATCGAGGCGGAGGCGGCCGCCAAGCTGAACCACCCGAATATCGCCCAGGTGTACGCCATCGAGGAAGCGCGGACGGGCGGACCGGGCGAGCCGGGCGGTTCCGCCACCGTGTACTTCATCACCATGGAATACGTTTCCGGCCGGCCGCTCCACGAGCACCTGTCCGGTACGCTCCTCCCGCTGGCATCCTTCTACGACTGGTTCATGCCCATCGTGGAGGCCCTGGACCACGCCCACGAGCGGGGTGTGGTGCACCGGGACCTGAAGCCTGCGAACGTCATGATTTCCGACGACGGCGTCCCCAAGGTCCTGGACTTCGGCCTGGCCCGGGTCGTCTCCGGGCCTTCCGACGAAACCGATGGCGCCGGGCCCACGATGAGTCTCACCCAGGCCGGCACGGTACTGGGCACGCCGGCGTACATGTCGCCCGAACAGGCGACTGGCAACAACGGCGATCACCGGAGCGATATTTTCAGCCTGGGCGTCATGATGTACGAGGCGCTGACGGGCGTCCGGCCCTTCACGGGTGATAACTACGTGTCCGTCATCAGCAGTACCCTGAAGGATGACCCGGAACCGGTGAGCGCGGCGAACAGTAAGGTGCCTCCCCTACTGAACCGGGTCGTCCGGCGCTGCATGGGCAAGGAACCCAGGTCCCGCTACCAGTCCGTGCTCGACGTGTGCCATGACCTGTCCGACAGCCGGAACGAACACGAGGCGGGGCCGGCGGCCGGTACGGCCGGCGGCGTATCGCAGCCGGGGTCCGCCCTTACCCTCCTGCGGAATCCAGTCGTGCTCGGTGTCTGCGCCGCCTGCCTGGTCGCCGGGTCGCTGATCGCCGCGGCGCTAATGGGTACGGTGAATGAGAATCCCGGCGCGACGCTGCGCAAATTCCAGATGGGCATGGACAACCTGGGCCGCGACAACGCGGCCATCTCGCCGGATGGTTCGATGCTCGCCTATGTCCACGAAAACCACCTCTGGGTACGATTTCTTGACCAGGACGAGGGTCGGGCGATTCCCGGAACGGAGGATATCGAAAGGGTATTCTGGTCACCCGACAGCCGCCATATCGGATACGTTGCCAGACGGTCGCTCTGGAAGGTCGCGGCGGACGGGGGCGGTCAGATACATCTCTGCGATCTGCCGGAACGGGGTCTCATGGGGATCTCCTGGGGCGGTGACGGCCAGATACTCTTCAGCACGGCCGGCGTAAGGCCCGGCGGCGGGATATTCGCCGTATCCGAAAACGGGGGTGACCTGGCCCTGTTGCTGGAACCGGACGGGACGAATGACGAAAGGGCGTTGATTTCCCCTCTCGTCCTGTCCGAGTACGGCCTGCGTCTGTACACCGTGGTCTCGTCCTCGGGCGATCCGCAGGTGATCGCCGACCTCAGCGAAAAGTACCGGGGGAATGGGGATCTGAGTATGATGATCTCGATGGCCCGGATCACGGCCTCCCGCATTGCCGTGGAGTTCCCCGGACCGCCCAGTCCGTCCCGGTCCGGCCGCCGCATACTGTCCCTGGAGGGCGACTTTCTCGCCGTTGCGGGATATGCGTCGGGTCACCTCCTGTACTACCGGGAGACCACGACCCATCCCGAGGATGACCTCTGGGCCGTTCCCTTTTCGCCGGGATCCGGTGAAATGACGGGCGAGGCTTTTCTGGTTGCCCGGCACGTTAATTCGCTGAGCGTATCCGACGACGGGATCATGGTTTACCGGAAAACCTACCAGTCACCCAAGCACCTCGCCCTGGTGGATCGTCGCGGCCGGATCGACCGGATCATCAGCGAGCCCATGGAAGAGATCAGAGAACTGGTCCTTTCCCCCACTGAAGACCAGGTCATAGTGGAAAGGGAGGAAGGGGGACAGTCCGCGCTGTGGCTGTACGAGCTCGATAGCGGTATCGGTACCCGGCTTACCTTCGCGGATCTGAACTACAGCAGACCGAGCTTCACACCGGACGGCGGCTCGATCGTGTTCACGGTTACCCCGGCCGTAAACCCCGGGCGTTCGAGGGAGAATGCCCTTTTCATGCGCTTGGATCTCGACGTCCTGGACGAAATGACGGTCTTTTCCGCCGATTCGCTGAGGGGTCGGGGACCCATGCTCTCCAGTGACGGCCGGTTTCTCGTTTATTTCCACCAGGGGCAGGTTCGGTATGTTTCAACGGAAGAAGGCGCCGAATCCCAGGTGCTCGTGGCTGACCAGGGACGCGTGGTTCAGGCCGCCCTTTCGCCGGACAACCGCTACCTGGCCTACGTATCGAACCAGGGGGCCGGCTGGCAGGTTTTCGTGACCCGGTTTCCCACGAGTACGGGACGATGGCAGGTTTCGTCAATCAGTGGATGGACGCCCCGCTGGAGCCCGTCGGGCGATATGTTGTATTTCGTTGAGGGCAACAGGCTGATAGCTGTACCCGTGGTGGAAGGCCAGGGTTTCCGGTTTGGCCGTCCCGAAACGCTCTTCGAAGGCGTCCCGGTCGGCGCCGACGACCTGCGGTTTCCCGGTTACGAAGTGTACAGGGGAGGGGAATCGTTCATCATCGCCGCCAACGCGGAAGAAGCCCGCCCTTCCCTCACCATCGTGCAGAACTGGATACGTGAATTCGAACAGTGA